Within the Setaria viridis chromosome 3, Setaria_viridis_v4.0, whole genome shotgun sequence genome, the region GCACAAGGAATCTCTTTGGTCTTACCATGAAATTTCTTATAATTAACACTTTTTGCAGAAGCACTCTATTTTCTCAATTTCAATTCTTTTAGTTTCCTATGTTTCCCTTGCATTGAGAATCAAACAACAATATCTTAGTTAGTAGTAAACAAACTAAGGCATCTTGATCGATTCTCATTTTATCATTACATAACGTAAATAGGAGGTTGAATTTTGTTTCAAAAACTAGTGTTCAAATGTAAAACACTGAACTCAAATAAGTAATATTGTCTCATATTTGCCTTCCTTTATCTGCAAATAGAGCCACAACTTCTAGCTTAGCAATTAGGGGATGATAGCATTCTAAGACAACATCAACAACTAAAGAATATAAGCCTGGCAATTAAATGGGCCAATGGTAGTCCTGGTGATGATACCCAATTTTCATTCCAATTGGAAGAATTTTTTGTCATTCTCCTCTAAGGGAAGAGTCAGGAAACTCTCTTGTAAGTGATCGGCCGTACATGGGTAATGGTCACATAAAAAATATGTAATTTTTATGATTTTCTCAAAGATCATCTAAAAGTCCAAACATTTCTGAAAAATGTAAAACGATTTTATGAACTTGTGTCTAGTTTAATTGACATACTGCAAACCTCATACATGCATATTTATCCATTCAGAACTGATTTGGCTAAGCTAGGATTTTCTTGAAAAGACTTCTTGACAGAGAATATATTCCATACAGAGGGAAAGGTCAGCGCTATGGGATGCAAATTGCAACTGGGTGCCCAGCTCTATCTGATCCGATCCCTCCTCTTGCCCACATTATAAATACTTGGTGCTGCCTTGCCTGAATGTCAAACTAAACAATCTATGGACCGCATGGGTAAACAAGTGATGATAAGGAGGGATGCCTTACATGGCGATGGAGAGCCTATCTCTCTTAGCCAAGAATGGCTTGCCTATCTCTACTATTTGGTTCATCAGGGAGTCCTCATGATGGATGAAATGTGGATGATGGCAGCCATTCTTGCTAAGTGAGTGATTCTCTTCCACCATGCTAGGCTAATCCTCTTTCTAATTCTCAATTCCCCTTTTTGCATGCCAAAATTAAGTTACGTATGCGATTTGATTGCAATTTTGGTAGCTCTTCGATTGGTAAAAGTTAGCGTCAGAATCATTCATGACCGATTAAGACTTGAGAAGCATGGCTTTGAAGAATAGAAGGTAAGAAAGACAACTAAAAGAGTGCGTTAACTGCCTAGTGAAATGGGTCgatcccttcttttctttttatgtttGAGAAGTGTTTAGTGattgttcttttcttcttcatcaccaTTTGAAAATTGACTGCAAGATGCAGCATTTACTTAAAGATGGGCACGGCAGTCCTAGATCCTGAATCATCGCCGTAAGGCCCTTTCCCTTGTTCTCATGGTAGTTGCATCAAACCTTCTAGTTGAGAGATGATGAATCAGTCTGCAATCTGAAGACCGGGAAAAAGCAGAGCTGATAATGTCTGTAAGATCTTCCAAAAGTTGTTTGGTGATATATTCATCTTTCTGGTATGCTCAAGCATAAACTTCAATTACAGGTGTGACAAGAAGGCTTCCTCTCAAACATCCTTCAGTGTGGGACCTGATACTTGGTGCATGAAAAGATGCGAAAAAGAAGAAGCTAAGATCAGACATGGGAAATACGCACTATTCCCTCTCTGGCTTTGATGTATATTTGTGCAATTTGTTTAACCTTTCGGCCTGCAGTTTAAGTCTCAATATTTTTTGAATTTGTGTAATTTTCGGTAGCAGAACTTGCTTGCCCCCCTAGATTTTCTGATCAGATCATTTGTGAAAATGATAGTATAATCCAACGTGTTATATATGTATCAAAGGAAAGTATATATAAGCTTGGTGCCAACATCTAGCTCTGTTCCCTGGACTTGCCGTGGTTTCAGTTTGTACTAAAATTGATATACATCCCGCAAAAAAAATTGATATACAGGTTACAGTTCAGTTCATCTATAATCTTTTAGGTGCAGTGATTAAGAGTGTTTAAATGGTCGGATTAAAATCTGCTTTCAACCCATGTATTAttacaccttttttttttattgacGAGCCAGTTGCCACTCCCTCTTTATTTGAAAGGAAATTGTTCTGCAACAAATGGTCCCTTGATCCTTCCCAGTTTAAAACAAAATATGGAAGACATCCCATTTCGTACAGGCTGTCATTTCCGCTCGACACATTAGTATTACCAAAAAATAAATggaaaggagaaggaaagaaaagaaaggaaaacataAGAAAATCTACATAATtaataaaaggaaataaaagGGTGAATTAGAACTAGACTCAACTTGTCATGTTGTCGTAGAAGAACAGTAAAGGAATGCTAGtagaacaaaaataaaacaaaagaaaaaaaaaggaaaccaaAACACTGGACATGGTCCATACCTGGGCTGGGCCTCACCAGTTTTCCACCAGGCCGCACTGTCTGAAACTGAAAATCCCCCTCCTGTTTCTTTCTCCCGTTCAGTTCTGTGTCTCACTCTCGCCTCTCTTTCCCGGCTGCGACTACTGGGCGAGaggcgctgccggccgccgtTCGCCATGTCTCCCTCGGGCCCTTCACAGGCGAAGAACACCCACCAGGTATGCCCGCCCCCCTTCACTTCCCTCCTTGATGTCCGAAACCGAGCACCCCGGACCCTAGCATAAGCAATTTCTACCCGGATCTGACCCAATTACAAGTATACACGGTAGCGGATCTACGACCCGGGCTGCCCAGGCTGCAGCCCGGGTCCAAGGTCAAAAACAAATGGAAGTCTAGTAAAATTTAGATAAGTatcaaagggaaaaaaaacatgagcTTCTAGTAAGCTGGGATTAGCCCCTGTCCTAGCCAATTCCTAAGTACGCCCCTCAGTATACATACATATGCGATACCTACTAATTTCGAGTTTGTGTCCGCCCCTGGTTACAGCAGCAGCGAACCGCGGCGATGGATGCTTGTGCTGGATGGTGAGTTCTTGATACGTGCCGGCAGTGATGGAGGGAGAACGGACCGAAGGTGATGAGCTGATTGACGATTATGTCGATTGCCTCATGTCTCTGGATACCAACGCTCGGCCCGGCCCGAGCGATGGCCTCATTCTCGGTGCCCCTGTTGTGGAAGGGGCGGTTGGAGGCGGAATGGAGCCGGATGCCATGAGAGATTTTGCTTCAGCTGAGGACCCCAAGGAGCCTGTGCTCGGGATGACATTCGAGTCTGATGAGGCTGCAAAGGCGTTCTACAATGAGTACGCAAGGCGGCTTGGTTTCCCCTTCCGTGTCGGCAGGTCTCGGCGCTCCAAGGGTACAGAGGAGGTAGTCGTCATGAAGAGGTTTGTTTGCTCCAGGGAAGGGATGTACAAGAAGAAACACAAGTCACCGGATGAGGCTACAAGGAAGCGTGAGAGGATGTCGATGCGGGAAGGTTGCAATGCTATGATGGAGGTGGTTAGGGAGTCGGATCATTGGGTTGTCTCCAAGCTTGAGAAGGCTCACAATCATGACCTGGGCACTTGTAGTACCAACGTTGGTTATCTTCGTGCTAGAGGTCTGCTTGGTAGCTCTGATAAGGTCACTATGGTGGGGCCTGACGAGATGGCATTTCTCAGGCAGAATGTTCTTGGGGAAGGAGGAGATGCTCAGGGCCTTATTGATTATCTCAAGAAGACACAAGCCAATGACCCCGCTTTCTCGCATGCCATACAGGTTGACAAGAATGGCTGCGTGGTGAATGTTTTCTGGGCTGATTCTAGGGCTAAAGCAGCTTATCGGCATTTTGGGGATGCTGTCACTTTCGACACTTCGTACAAGAAGAACAAGTATATGATGCCCTTTGTTACTTTCTCAGGAGTCAACCATCATCTGCAGCCTGTTATTTTTGGATGTGCATTGCTTATGGAGGAGACTGAGTTCTCGTTTGTTTGGCTATTTGAAACATGGCTAGCAGCAATGGGAGGGAAGGCGCCATGTTCATTAGTCACTGACCAAAACAGGGCCATGAAGGCTGCAATTGGGAAGGTTTTTCCAAATTCATATCACCGTTTCTGTAAGTGGAATATTTTGAGTAGGACCAAACAAAAGCTGACCCATGTATACACAGAGCATCCAACCCTAAGAGATGAGCTTGAAAGCTGTATTCTTGAGTCTGAAACTATTGCCACATTTGAAACAGCTTGGATGTCAATCATTGATAAATATGACTTGAGAAAGAATTCATGGCTTCAAGCAATCTACAACATCCGCCAAAAGTGGGTTCCTTTGTACTTGATGGATACATTCTTTGCAGAAGTTTCCCCAGCATGGAAATTGGAAACCATGAATGATTTCTACAAGAAATATTTTAATACAAAAACAACACTGGAAGTTTTTCTGAATCAGTTCAACTTGAGCATGGCAAGCCAATACGATGATGAAGCAAAAGCTGATATGGACACCTACGTAAATAAGGCAACTACAAAAACTGCATCCCTAATAGAAAAACAGGCGGCAAGCACTTATACCAAAGCAGTCTTCAGTAAATTTCAGGAGGAATTCACAGAGTCTCTGGGGTTTGTCATTCAGAAAATTGAAGATGGTTCTATAAGCAAATACAGCATCACAAAAGATGAAGATCCATCCGAAACATTCTATGTGACTTATAGTGCTTCGAATAAGATGGCAAACTGTAGTTGCAAATACTTTGA harbors:
- the LOC117850756 gene encoding protein FAR1-RELATED SEQUENCE 5 isoform X2; the encoded protein is MEGERTEGDELIDDYVDCLMSLDTNARPGPSDGLILGAPVVEGAVGGGMEPDAMRDFASAEDPKEPVLGMTFESDEAAKAFYNEYARRLGFPFRVGRSRRSKGTEEVVVMKRFVCSREGMYKKKHKSPDEATRKRERMSMREGCNAMMEVVRESDHWVVSKLEKAHNHDLGTCSTNVGYLRARGLLGSSDKVTMVGPDEMAFLRQNVLGEGGDAQGLIDYLKKTQANDPAFSHAIQVDKNGCVVNVFWADSRAKAAYRHFGDAVTFDTSYKKNKYMMPFVTFSGVNHHLQPVIFGCALLMEETEFSFVWLFETWLAAMGGKAPCSLVTDQNRAMKAAIGKVFPNSYHRFCKWNILSRTKQKLTHVYTEHPTLRDELESCILESETIATFETAWMSIIDKYDLRKNSWLQAIYNIRQKWVPLYLMDTFFAEVSPAWKLETMNDFYKKYFNTKTTLEVFLNQFNLSMASQYDDEAKADMDTYVNKATTKTASLIEKQAASTYTKAVFSKFQEEFTESLGFVIQKIEDGSISKYSITKDEDPSETFYVTYSASNKMANCSCKYFEFSGILCRHILGVYIIVDPRTLPPDYFLKRWTRKARDDNAVLEENNNYHDEDPSQSITSRYNVLCVDAIKCAEKGAGSEAVYKAAKDILQKAYEEIIAYERNPGRGSQRDDININEDVTIDDTMNDQSMPDSGRKNVLHWTVGKQDNFV
- the LOC117850756 gene encoding protein FAR1-RELATED SEQUENCE 5 isoform X1 — translated: MEGERTEGDELIDDYVDCLMSLDTNARPGPSDGLILGAPVVEGAVGGGMEPDAMRDFASAEDPKEPVLGMTFESDEAAKAFYNEYARRLGFPFRVGRSRRSKGTEEVVVMKRFVCSREGMYKKKHKSPDEATRKRERMSMREGCNAMMEVVRESDHWVVSKLEKAHNHDLGTCSTNVGYLRARGLLGSSDKVTMVGPDEMAFLRQNVLGEGGDAQGLIDYLKKTQANDPAFSHAIQVDKNGCVVNVFWADSRAKAAYRHFGDAVTFDTSYKKNKYMMPFVTFSGVNHHLQPVIFGCALLMEETEFSFVWLFETWLAAMGGKAPCSLVTDQNRAMKAAIGKVFPNSYHRFCKWNILSRTKQKLTHVYTEHPTLRDELESCILESETIATFETAWMSIIDKYDLRKNSWLQAIYNIRQKWVPLYLMDTFFAEVSPAWKLETMNDFYKKYFNTKTTLEVFLNQFNLSMASQYDDEAKADMDTYVNKATTKTASLIEKQAASTYTKAVFSKFQEEFTESLGFVIQKIEDGSISKYSITKDEDPSETFYVTYSASNKMANCSCKYFEFSGILCRHILGVYIIVDPRTLPPDYFLKRWTRKARDDNAVLEENNNYHDEDPSQSITSRYNVLCVDAIKCAEKGAGSEAVYKAAKDILQKAYEEIIAYERNPGRGSQRDDININEDVTIDDTMNDQSMPDSGRKVTNLLGQFLDSSWSPV